Proteins encoded within one genomic window of Methanobacterium sp. Maddingley MBC34:
- a CDS encoding esterase/lipase (PFAM: alpha/beta hydrolase fold) — translation MKENIDDLLKVIKNQFNQEKGNQYKVQRDFDEFYLSFSSRGPLKITAEPDAPVHSYWIVTPKSSYKRVILFFHGGEINLGSTHGHQDLCQRLSRYTGFSVFSVDYSLSPEHPFPAAVEDCIQSYLWLRDEGFQAREMVIAGISKGGNLALSTLLALKKMGEALPRGGVCMSPVVDFEFPVVYNHLKDVNDWITYERLEKVRKLYLQGKNPSNPLISPIYGDLEGLPPILIQVGSRELLLCDINRFRDLAVEKEVKVNLEVWQNMFHSWQLFYSYLPESEGAMMSIGEFVKRLCSE, via the coding sequence ATGAAGGAAAATATTGATGACCTGCTTAAGGTTATAAAGAACCAGTTCAACCAGGAAAAGGGGAATCAGTACAAAGTTCAGAGGGACTTTGATGAATTTTATCTTTCTTTTAGTTCCAGGGGTCCCCTGAAAATCACTGCAGAACCTGATGCACCAGTACATTCATACTGGATTGTGACCCCTAAAAGTAGTTATAAAAGAGTAATTTTATTTTTCCACGGGGGTGAGATTAACCTTGGATCCACCCATGGTCACCAGGATCTCTGCCAAAGATTATCCAGATACACGGGTTTCTCAGTGTTCAGTGTTGATTACAGTTTATCACCAGAACATCCATTCCCTGCAGCAGTTGAAGATTGCATCCAATCATATCTCTGGTTGCGAGATGAAGGTTTTCAGGCCAGGGAAATGGTGATTGCAGGGATATCTAAAGGGGGTAATCTGGCCCTGTCCACCTTACTTGCCCTGAAAAAGATGGGAGAAGCACTGCCCCGGGGTGGGGTTTGCATGTCTCCAGTGGTGGATTTTGAATTCCCGGTGGTTTACAACCATCTGAAGGATGTTAATGATTGGATAACCTATGAAAGATTGGAAAAAGTTCGAAAGCTATATTTACAAGGAAAAAATCCTTCAAATCCCCTGATTTCACCAATATATGGAGATTTAGAGGGACTCCCACCCATTCTGATCCAGGTAGGTAGTCGAGAGCTTCTTCTCTGTGATATCAACCGTTTCAGAGATTTAGCAGTTGAAAAAGAGGTTAAAGTAAATTTAGAAGTCTGGCAAAATATGTTCCATTCATGGCAATTGTTTTACTCCTACTTACCAGAGAGTGAAGGAGCCATGATGAGTATTGGGGAATTTGTCAAGAGATTATGCTCTGAATAA
- a CDS encoding putative transcriptional regulator (PFAM: Helix-turn-helix) yields the protein MKNNLKVYRATQNLTQEELAKGLGVTRQTIIAIEKEKYDPSLILAFKIAKFFKVQIEDIFIYK from the coding sequence ATGAAGAATAATCTCAAGGTATATCGAGCTACGCAGAATTTAACCCAGGAAGAACTAGCCAAGGGATTGGGCGTAACTAGGCAAACCATAATTGCAATAGAAAAGGAGAAATATGATCCTTCCCTGATTTTAGCTTTTAAAATAGCTAAATTCTTTAAAGTGCAAATTGAGGATATTTTTATCTACAAATAA
- a CDS encoding putative membrane protein (PFAM: Predicted membrane protein (DUF2178)), producing the protein MNQKSGIVLKILSIFESGLFLKILSVFITGLWIAGLILGNIYIVLLAIILLFALCIVLYIHRDNLQEIFQKDSSVVVEDERTQLINEKAATMTFGIFVAVIIYAGIILIALRDSYPQLLQAGYTLIIAAVFCFILYFTSRAYYNRKF; encoded by the coding sequence TTGAATCAAAAATCAGGAATAGTCTTAAAAATACTGTCCATATTTGAATCAGGGTTATTTTTAAAAATACTTTCAGTGTTTATAACTGGCCTATGGATTGCTGGTTTGATACTGGGGAATATTTACATTGTTCTGCTGGCAATCATCCTTTTATTTGCATTATGTATTGTATTATACATCCATAGAGATAATTTACAAGAAATTTTCCAGAAAGACAGCAGTGTTGTTGTGGAAGATGAAAGAACTCAATTAATCAACGAGAAGGCAGCTACAATGACGTTCGGAATATTTGTAGCGGTTATAATTTATGCTGGTATCATTCTCATTGCCCTGAGGGACAGTTACCCTCAATTATTGCAGGCAGGGTATACACTGATTATAGCCGCAGTGTTCTGTTTTATCTTGTACTTCACATCTCGAGCATATTACAATCGGAAATTCTAG
- a CDS encoding CAAX amino terminal protease family (PFAM: CAAX amino terminal protease family), which produces MEIFQTHEARNNFLKLVLKIILVLAGIQFLRVILFGVLSAITQPLESLHIIWNGLSFIIVGMILLIYFKPSLNDLGLGYDNIRLRTRIIYITGFSVLSTLILSQYISEWELNVLIFFMVFGIITPVFEELIFRGYIWSKLNESDGIISPDILTFLTVTILFGVWQLGYIDFFIRNPVIMGNAGMLIILKIGISLVLGLIVGFLRFKSDKTYASIIFHGLWNVFEP; this is translated from the coding sequence ATGGAAATTTTCCAAACTCATGAAGCCAGAAACAACTTCCTGAAGCTGGTTTTAAAAATAATACTGGTCTTGGCTGGTATACAATTTTTAAGAGTAATCCTTTTTGGAGTTTTATCGGCCATTACCCAACCATTGGAGTCATTACATATTATTTGGAATGGTTTAAGTTTTATAATAGTGGGCATGATCCTGCTTATCTATTTTAAACCGTCTTTAAATGATCTTGGATTGGGATATGACAATATCCGGCTGAGAACAAGAATAATTTATATTACTGGTTTTTCAGTACTCAGTACACTCATTTTAAGCCAGTATATATCTGAATGGGAGCTTAACGTTCTTATTTTCTTCATGGTATTCGGCATAATAACTCCCGTATTTGAAGAATTGATATTTAGAGGTTATATCTGGAGTAAGTTAAATGAATCAGATGGAATTATTAGCCCAGATATTTTAACATTCTTAACGGTTACAATCCTTTTCGGGGTATGGCAATTGGGTTATATTGATTTTTTCATCCGAAATCCGGTGATTATGGGCAATGCAGGCATGTTAATAATCTTGAAAATTGGAATATCTTTAGTTTTAGGTCTTATTGTAGGTTTTTTACGTTTTAAATCCGACAAGACTTATGCTTCAATTATTTTCCATGGGTTATGGAATGTTTTTGAACCATGA
- a CDS encoding CAAX amino terminal protease family (PFAM: CAAX amino terminal protease family) yields MKFFNSLPDRNNFLKLVLRIILALVIIQGVRAVIFYGLWTVASPGTNIFLFQLLNGLTYIIMGIILLVYFKPSLKNLGLNWDDIRLRTRIFYSLGLTLLVILAVSPYTFEWELHVLIMGLLFGIITPLFEELLFRGYIWGKISESGGMVNPNGLTLITVTILFMVWHLGYVDVLMLHPLAKGNLAMIMMSKMGIGLVLGLIVGYLRLKTGKTYTSIIFHGLWNVLAP; encoded by the coding sequence ATGAAATTTTTCAATTCTTTACCAGACAGAAACAACTTTTTAAAACTTGTGCTGAGAATTATTCTGGCATTGGTTATTATACAAGGTGTAAGGGCGGTTATATTTTATGGCCTCTGGACTGTTGCCAGTCCAGGGACTAATATATTCCTTTTCCAGTTATTAAATGGTTTGACTTATATAATCATGGGGATAATTCTGCTTGTATATTTTAAACCATCTTTGAAGAATTTAGGACTTAACTGGGATGATATTCGCCTGAGAACCAGGATATTTTATAGTCTGGGGTTAACGTTGCTGGTAATTCTGGCAGTGAGTCCCTATACATTTGAATGGGAACTCCATGTTCTGATTATGGGTCTGTTATTTGGTATCATTACTCCTTTGTTTGAAGAACTCTTATTCAGGGGCTATATCTGGGGTAAGATCTCTGAATCAGGAGGAATGGTCAATCCCAATGGCTTAACACTCATCACTGTAACTATACTTTTTATGGTGTGGCATCTGGGATATGTGGATGTTTTAATGCTCCACCCGCTGGCTAAGGGTAATCTGGCCATGATCATGATGTCAAAAATGGGAATAGGTCTCGTTTTAGGATTAATAGTCGGATATCTGCGCCTTAAAACTGGTAAAACTTATACTTCAATTATTTTCCATGGTTTATGGAATGTTCTTGCACCATAA
- a CDS encoding putative membrane protein (PFAM: Predicted membrane protein (DUF2178)): MKNYQILRIIVAIFVATVVGLSVITENLLLAILAIVIGTMISYIYKKNTDEILEDERIAKVSEKASRMAIVLFSISIAFIGMFLIMLRKEYPDFTQAGFTLSYAAVALLLLYYIFYGYYDKKYGS; encoded by the coding sequence ATGAAAAATTATCAGATTCTAAGAATAATTGTTGCTATATTCGTTGCAACTGTAGTGGGATTATCGGTTATCACTGAAAACCTCCTTCTCGCCATTCTGGCAATTGTAATTGGTACTATGATATCCTACATTTACAAAAAGAATACCGATGAAATCCTTGAAGATGAAAGAATAGCTAAAGTGAGTGAAAAGGCATCTAGGATGGCCATAGTGCTTTTTTCTATTTCCATAGCTTTTATTGGAATGTTCCTTATCATGCTGAGAAAGGAGTACCCTGATTTTACCCAGGCAGGATTTACCCTTTCCTATGCAGCAGTTGCCCTGTTACTGTTATATTACATCTTCTATGGGTATTACGATAAAAAATATGGGTCCTGA
- a CDS encoding CheY-like receiver domain-containing protein (PFAM: Response regulator receiver domain), which yields MFKEGGFMADTSIILVEDEIIVAADVKNRLENMGYSVLGIFDTGEEAIEKVGELKPNLVLMDIVLKGEMDGIDAALKIRELFNIPIIYLTAYSDEKTLERAKITEPFGYVLKPFEDREIQSAIEMAIYKHQMEKKLKESEEKYRKLVEKFLRVSTEILNELSKP from the coding sequence ATGTTTAAGGAAGGGGGCTTTATGGCGGATACAAGTATTATACTGGTGGAAGACGAGATTATCGTTGCGGCTGATGTTAAAAATCGACTGGAGAATATGGGTTATTCTGTTCTTGGAATTTTTGATACCGGGGAGGAAGCCATTGAAAAAGTAGGTGAATTGAAACCCAACCTGGTTTTAATGGATATTGTGCTCAAAGGGGAGATGGATGGAATAGATGCAGCCCTAAAAATTCGTGAACTCTTTAATATCCCAATTATTTATTTAACTGCGTATTCTGATGAAAAAACCCTGGAAAGGGCCAAGATAACTGAACCATTTGGTTATGTCCTGAAACCATTTGAAGACCGTGAAATCCAGAGTGCCATAGAAATGGCTATATACAAACACCAGATGGAGAAAAAATTGAAAGAAAGTGAAGAAAAATATCGTAAATTAGTGGAAAAGTTTTTACGTGTCTCCACGGAGATATTAAATGAGTTGAGCAAACCATAA